A genomic segment from Actinoplanes sichuanensis encodes:
- a CDS encoding FAD-binding protein: protein MTAALTAAHHGLSAVVMDGAEVYGGSTARSGGGLWLPGPEASTYLKHVAGDEVPAARRDALLEHGPDVLAFVTAHTPLEFARVPGYPDYHPEAPGGLAEGRTLEPRPLDVRRVAEDVGTLAPPYRAAPNGMAVTAVDYRWLSLGLRHPRSALTAVKLAAGRFRGRRLTMGQALAAGLRAGLRSAGVPVRLGTPMTALHVSDGRVAGVATPDGVLTARRGVVLACGGFDHNERMRREHQDLGTAWTVGAAGNTGLGIEEGQRLGAALDLMDEAWWGPSLPLTGGAYFCLAERNLPGSLVVDGTGRRFVNEAAPYVDVVHTMLGRTGSGPHLPAWLVTDRSYRDRYLFAGRAPRAPLPKRWFDAGIAHRADTLDELAERIGVPAEALRATVERFNGFAASGRDEDFGRGDSAYDRYYGDPRQRPNPCLGALTRPPFLAFSLVPGDLGTKGGLRTDERARVLREDGTPVPGLYAAGNTSASVMGRGYAGAGATLGPAMTFGYLAARDMAG, encoded by the coding sequence ATGACCGCCGCGCTCACCGCCGCGCACCATGGGCTCAGCGCTGTGGTCATGGACGGCGCCGAGGTGTACGGCGGTTCGACCGCCCGATCCGGCGGGGGCCTGTGGCTCCCCGGCCCGGAGGCGAGCACCTATCTGAAACACGTTGCAGGCGATGAGGTGCCCGCCGCGCGCCGGGATGCGCTGCTGGAGCACGGGCCGGACGTATTGGCCTTCGTCACCGCGCACACGCCGCTGGAGTTCGCCCGGGTGCCGGGCTACCCCGACTATCATCCGGAGGCGCCGGGCGGGCTCGCCGAGGGCCGCACGCTGGAGCCGCGCCCGCTGGACGTCCGCCGGGTCGCCGAGGACGTCGGCACACTCGCGCCGCCGTATCGGGCCGCGCCGAACGGGATGGCGGTGACCGCGGTCGACTACCGCTGGCTGTCGCTCGGGCTGCGGCATCCGCGGTCGGCGCTGACCGCGGTGAAACTGGCCGCCGGGCGGTTCCGGGGGCGGCGGCTCACGATGGGGCAGGCGCTGGCGGCGGGGTTGCGGGCCGGGTTGCGGTCGGCGGGGGTTCCGGTGCGATTGGGTACGCCGATGACCGCCCTGCACGTCTCCGACGGCCGGGTCGCCGGAGTGGCGACGCCGGACGGTGTGCTGACCGCCCGGCGTGGAGTGGTGCTGGCGTGCGGCGGGTTCGACCACAACGAGCGGATGCGCCGGGAGCATCAGGATCTGGGTACCGCGTGGACGGTCGGCGCGGCCGGGAACACCGGGCTCGGCATCGAGGAGGGGCAGCGGCTCGGGGCGGCCCTGGATCTGATGGACGAGGCCTGGTGGGGGCCGTCGCTGCCGCTGACCGGTGGGGCGTACTTCTGCCTGGCCGAGCGCAACCTGCCGGGCAGCCTGGTGGTCGACGGCACCGGGCGACGGTTCGTGAACGAGGCGGCGCCGTACGTCGACGTGGTCCACACCATGCTCGGACGGACCGGCTCGGGCCCGCATCTGCCGGCCTGGCTGGTGACCGACCGCTCGTACCGGGACCGGTATCTGTTCGCCGGGCGGGCGCCGCGGGCCCCGCTGCCGAAGCGGTGGTTCGACGCCGGGATCGCGCATCGGGCGGACACCCTGGACGAGCTGGCCGAGCGGATCGGGGTGCCGGCCGAGGCGTTGCGAGCGACCGTCGAGCGGTTCAACGGGTTCGCGGCGAGCGGGCGGGACGAGGACTTCGGGCGGGGCGATTCGGCGTACGACAGGTACTACGGTGACCCGCGGCAGCGGCCGAACCCGTGCCTGGGCGCCCTGACGCGGCCGCCGTTCCTGGCGTTCTCGCTGGTACCGGGCGATCTGGGAACCAAGGGCGGGTTGCGCACCGACGAACGGGCCCGGGTGCTGCGCGAGGACGGGACGCCGGTGCCCGGTCTGTACGCGGCCGGCAACACGAGCGCCTCGGTGATGGGTCGTGGCTACGCGGGCGCGGGCGCCACCCTCGGCCCGGCGATGACCTTCGGCTACCTGGCGGCTCGGGACATGGCCGGCTGA
- a CDS encoding glutamate ABC transporter substrate-binding protein, with amino-acid sequence MKKNLRIAAVMVTVALVAAGCGTPDEPPRPVSAEATATVPRPLNVQDPAEVPSPSGAPTCNPRASLRPPASMPKPNRMPVDSTMAEIQQRGRLIIGIDQNAYLFGFRDPGSGELVGFEIDFGREIARAIFGDPTKVEFRAITTAERIPKLQSEEVDLVIRTMSMTCERWQQVLFSTEYIPSRQRLLVRKADKINDFPDLKGKKVCATKGSTSIVTIAKQPYNLIPVSTDSTLDCLVLLQQGQVDAVSTIDILLAGLAAQDPTTEVTGTAVSDEPAGIGIPLEHRDMAGFVNGVLDKMRADGTWTDIYNKWLKERLGPATPPVPVYQN; translated from the coding sequence GTGAAGAAGAACCTCAGGATCGCCGCGGTCATGGTGACGGTCGCGCTGGTCGCGGCCGGATGCGGCACGCCCGACGAGCCGCCGCGGCCGGTGTCGGCCGAGGCCACCGCCACCGTGCCCAGGCCGCTGAACGTGCAGGACCCGGCCGAGGTGCCGAGCCCCTCCGGCGCGCCGACCTGCAACCCGCGGGCCAGCCTGCGGCCGCCCGCGTCGATGCCGAAACCGAACCGGATGCCGGTCGACAGCACGATGGCGGAGATCCAGCAGCGCGGCCGGTTGATCATCGGCATCGACCAGAACGCGTACCTCTTCGGGTTCCGTGATCCGGGCAGCGGCGAGCTGGTCGGCTTCGAGATCGACTTCGGCCGGGAGATCGCGCGGGCGATCTTCGGGGATCCGACGAAGGTGGAGTTCCGGGCGATCACCACCGCCGAGCGGATCCCCAAGCTGCAGAGCGAGGAGGTCGACCTGGTGATCCGGACCATGTCGATGACCTGCGAGCGCTGGCAGCAGGTGCTGTTCTCGACCGAGTACATCCCGTCCCGGCAGCGGCTGCTGGTCCGGAAAGCCGACAAGATCAACGACTTCCCGGACCTCAAGGGCAAGAAGGTCTGCGCCACCAAGGGCAGCACCAGCATCGTGACGATCGCGAAGCAGCCGTACAACCTGATCCCGGTGAGCACCGACAGCACGCTGGACTGTCTGGTCCTGCTCCAGCAGGGGCAGGTGGACGCGGTCTCGACCATCGACATCCTGCTGGCCGGTCTGGCCGCGCAGGACCCGACGACCGAGGTGACCGGGACGGCGGTGTCCGACGAGCCGGCCGGGATCGGCATCCCCCTCGAGCACCGGGACATGGCCGGGTTCGTCAACGGGGTGCTGGACAAGATGCGCGCCGACGGGACCTGGACGGACATTTACAACAAGTGGCTCAAAGAGCGGCTGGGCCCGGCCACTCCGCCCGTGCCGGTCTACCAGAACTGA
- the hsaA gene encoding 3-hydroxy-9,10-secoandrosta-1,3,5(10)-triene-9,17-dione monooxygenase oxygenase subunit → MEAVLAGVRELLPVLRERAQETEDRRALAPETVKALAETGFFRLLQPVRFGGHEAHPLDFLTAVRDIASACGSTGWVASVIGVHNWQLGLFPDRAQQDVWGADPGTRMSSSYAPTGKITRVDGGYRVNGRWSFSSGCDHATWVLLGGIVPPGDDGTPADFCTFLLPASDYTIEDVWHTVGLRGTGSNDIVVDNAFVPAHRALSFNDTARCVCPGQEQNPGPLYRIPYASIFTYAITTPIIGMATGAYRAHVDYTRERVRAAYVGVKAAEDPHSQVRVAEAAADIDSAWYAVQTNMRELMDLTTAGTKLPMPLRLRVRRDQVRGTALAIRAVDRLFENSGGRALAVGTPIQRFWRDAHSGRVHAINDPERALSMYGRGEFGLPLNDAMV, encoded by the coding sequence ATGGAAGCGGTCCTCGCCGGAGTTCGAGAACTGTTACCTGTTCTGCGAGAGCGCGCTCAGGAGACCGAGGATCGGCGCGCGCTCGCCCCGGAAACGGTCAAGGCCCTCGCCGAGACCGGCTTCTTCCGCCTCCTGCAACCCGTCCGGTTCGGCGGGCACGAGGCACACCCGCTCGACTTCCTGACCGCGGTCCGCGACATCGCCTCGGCCTGCGGCTCGACCGGCTGGGTGGCCTCGGTCATCGGGGTGCACAACTGGCAGCTCGGGCTCTTCCCGGACCGGGCCCAGCAGGACGTCTGGGGCGCCGACCCCGGCACCCGGATGTCCTCGTCCTACGCCCCGACCGGCAAGATCACCAGGGTCGACGGCGGTTACCGCGTCAACGGCCGCTGGAGTTTCTCCTCCGGCTGCGACCACGCCACCTGGGTGCTGCTCGGCGGCATCGTCCCGCCGGGCGACGACGGCACACCCGCCGACTTCTGCACCTTCCTGCTGCCGGCCTCGGACTACACGATCGAGGACGTCTGGCACACCGTCGGCCTGCGCGGCACCGGCAGCAACGACATCGTCGTCGACAACGCCTTCGTCCCGGCCCACCGGGCGCTCAGCTTCAACGACACCGCCCGCTGCGTCTGCCCCGGCCAGGAGCAGAACCCGGGACCGCTCTACCGCATCCCCTACGCCTCGATCTTCACCTACGCGATCACCACACCGATCATCGGCATGGCGACCGGTGCCTACCGTGCCCATGTCGACTACACCCGCGAACGGGTCCGCGCCGCTTACGTCGGCGTCAAGGCGGCCGAGGATCCACACTCGCAGGTGCGCGTCGCCGAGGCCGCGGCCGACATCGACTCCGCCTGGTACGCCGTGCAGACCAACATGCGCGAACTCATGGACCTCACCACCGCCGGCACCAAGCTCCCGATGCCGCTGCGCCTGCGGGTCCGTCGCGACCAGGTCCGCGGGACCGCCCTGGCGATCCGCGCGGTCGACCGGCTCTTCGAGAACTCCGGCGGCCGGGCCCTCGCGGTCGGCACCCCGATCCAGCGGTTCTGGCGCGACGCCCACTCCGGCCGGGTGCACGCGATCAACGACCCGGAACGAGCCCTGTCCATGTACGGCCGAGGCGAATTCGGCCTGCCGCTCAACGACGCGATGGTCTAG
- the hsaD gene encoding 4,5:9,10-diseco-3-hydroxy-5,9,17-trioxoandrosta-1(10),2-diene-4-oate hydrolase has protein sequence MTLAFHREGAGSPVVLLHGGGPGASAMSNFGRTIPALAEHFDILAVDQPGYGGSLGDPITGQYFTHAATELAALLDKLGIDKVDLIGNSLGGGTAVRFALMHPGRARRLLLMGPGGLSLNVFSADPTEGVKRLGAFGRNPSRERLAAFLRTLVFDPSLISEDLIEERFRAAVDPAAMRAMREMGASFSNPETYEEGLLWRDAHRLRHETLLVWGREDRVNPLDGALVALKVLRNARLHVFGGCGHWAHLEKFDEFNRLAIDFLTP, from the coding sequence ATGACACTCGCCTTCCACCGCGAGGGCGCCGGATCGCCGGTGGTCCTCCTGCACGGGGGCGGCCCCGGGGCGTCGGCCATGAGCAATTTCGGCCGCACCATCCCCGCGCTCGCCGAGCACTTCGACATCCTCGCCGTCGACCAGCCCGGATACGGCGGCTCGCTGGGTGACCCGATCACCGGGCAGTACTTCACCCACGCCGCCACCGAGCTGGCCGCGCTCCTCGACAAACTCGGCATCGACAAGGTCGACCTGATCGGGAACTCTCTCGGCGGCGGAACAGCCGTCCGCTTCGCCCTCATGCACCCCGGGCGCGCCCGCCGGCTGCTCCTCATGGGACCCGGCGGGCTGTCTCTGAACGTCTTCTCCGCGGACCCGACCGAAGGGGTCAAACGCCTCGGCGCGTTCGGCCGCAACCCCAGCCGGGAGAGACTGGCGGCCTTTCTCCGTACCCTCGTCTTCGATCCGTCCTTGATCTCCGAAGATCTGATCGAGGAACGTTTCCGGGCCGCGGTCGACCCGGCCGCGATGCGCGCCATGCGCGAGATGGGTGCCTCCTTCAGTAACCCGGAGACATACGAGGAGGGGCTGCTCTGGCGCGACGCACATCGGCTGCGCCACGAGACCCTGCTGGTCTGGGGCCGTGAGGACCGGGTCAATCCGCTCGACGGCGCCCTGGTCGCCCTCAAGGTGCTGCGCAACGCCCGCCTGCACGTCTTCGGCGGCTGTGGCCACTGGGCCCACCTGGAGAAATTCGACGAGTTCAACCGCTTGGCCATCGACTTTCTCACCCCCTGA
- a CDS encoding ferredoxin--NADP reductase, giving the protein MPYFRPVRIAAVIPETADACSLVLDTTFDYRPGQYLTVRTPAGPRCYSLSSAPGIDDRPTVTVKRVPGGRVSNWICDHVRAGDTLDMAGPAGTFTPDSLDDDLLFLAAGSGITPIMGIVKALRSDPVLIYANRDAESIIFGARLDGMLPVIHWLDSERGIPTADFLKELLLPYLQREAFVCGPEAFVAVAEKALQSAGVPASRIRVERFEANQTATEPVEEDQDGPAAVAEVAIDGQTHVLPWAAGKRLLDVIIDAGLNPPYSCRQGQCGACAVRLVSGEVDLVNNEILEEEDFAEGYILACQAIPVTDSVSVTYY; this is encoded by the coding sequence ATGCCGTATTTCCGCCCTGTCCGGATCGCCGCGGTGATCCCGGAGACCGCGGACGCCTGCTCCCTGGTGCTCGACACCACCTTCGACTACCGGCCCGGTCAGTATCTGACGGTGCGCACCCCGGCCGGGCCACGCTGCTACTCGCTGTCCAGTGCGCCGGGCATCGACGATCGGCCCACGGTGACCGTGAAGCGGGTGCCCGGCGGCCGGGTCTCGAACTGGATCTGCGACCACGTCCGCGCCGGTGACACCCTCGACATGGCGGGCCCGGCCGGGACGTTCACGCCCGACTCGCTCGATGACGATCTGTTGTTCCTGGCCGCGGGCTCGGGCATCACGCCGATCATGGGGATCGTCAAGGCGCTGCGGAGCGATCCGGTTCTGATCTACGCCAACCGGGACGCCGAATCGATCATCTTCGGGGCACGGCTCGACGGAATGCTGCCGGTCATCCACTGGCTGGACAGCGAGCGGGGCATTCCGACGGCTGATTTCCTGAAAGAGCTACTTCTGCCGTACCTCCAGAGGGAGGCCTTCGTCTGCGGACCGGAGGCGTTCGTCGCCGTCGCCGAGAAGGCGCTGCAATCGGCGGGCGTGCCGGCCTCCCGCATCCGGGTCGAACGATTCGAGGCGAACCAGACCGCAACGGAACCGGTCGAAGAGGACCAAGACGGGCCGGCGGCGGTGGCCGAGGTGGCGATCGACGGGCAGACGCATGTGTTGCCGTGGGCGGCCGGCAAACGGCTCCTCGACGTGATCATCGACGCGGGTCTCAACCCGCCGTATTCGTGCCGGCAGGGTCAGTGCGGCGCGTGCGCGGTGCGGCTGGTGAGCGGCGAGGTCGACCTGGTCAACAACGAGATTCTCGAGGAGGAGGACTTCGCGGAGGGCTACATCCTGGCGTGCCAGGCGATCCCGGTGACCGACTCGGTCTCGGTCACCTACTACTGA
- a CDS encoding 2-keto-4-pentenoate hydratase, translating into MIGEAEIEALADRLRDAERDRAPIPPLVTESPGLTADDAYAIQLHNIRRRSAAIVGHKVGLSSKAMQEMMGVDEPDYGHLLADMRLSEEVAVDTGRFCYPRVEIEVAFLLGADLPGKGCTEDDVLAATAAFAPSIELIDSRIVDWRISLADTIADNASSAGFVVGAQRVPPKEIDPRGIAAVLWRGDEQVAAGRSDAVLGNPVTAVAWLARKVARFGVRLKAGHLILPGACARAVDARPGDEFRAEFSGLGDVRLAFAAAKEPVGKEPVGKEPAVKEPVVKEPVGKEPAAKEPAGQAPTAKGIGAGVARAAAEERGRE; encoded by the coding sequence ATGATCGGTGAGGCTGAGATCGAGGCGCTGGCGGATCGGCTCCGCGACGCGGAACGGGATCGGGCGCCGATTCCACCGCTCGTCACCGAGTCGCCCGGGCTCACCGCGGACGACGCCTATGCGATTCAGCTGCACAACATTCGGCGGCGCAGCGCTGCGATCGTGGGGCACAAAGTGGGGCTCTCCTCGAAAGCCATGCAGGAGATGATGGGGGTGGACGAGCCCGATTACGGGCATCTGCTCGCCGACATGCGGCTCTCCGAGGAGGTCGCCGTCGACACCGGACGGTTCTGCTATCCGCGGGTGGAGATCGAGGTGGCCTTTCTCCTCGGTGCGGATCTGCCCGGCAAAGGGTGCACCGAGGATGACGTGCTCGCTGCCACGGCCGCGTTCGCCCCGTCCATCGAGCTGATCGACAGCCGGATCGTCGACTGGCGGATCAGTCTGGCCGACACGATCGCGGACAACGCCTCGTCCGCCGGATTCGTGGTGGGCGCTCAACGCGTACCGCCGAAGGAAATCGATCCTCGCGGCATCGCCGCGGTCTTGTGGCGTGGGGATGAGCAGGTCGCGGCCGGGCGGTCGGACGCCGTTCTCGGGAATCCGGTCACTGCGGTCGCCTGGCTCGCGCGGAAGGTCGCGAGATTCGGGGTGCGCCTGAAAGCCGGGCATCTGATTCTGCCGGGGGCGTGCGCGCGGGCCGTCGACGCGCGGCCGGGTGATGAATTCCGGGCCGAATTCAGCGGGCTCGGTGACGTGCGATTGGCATTCGCCGCCGCGAAGGAGCCGGTCGGTAAGGAGCCGGTCGGTAAGGAACCGGCCGTGAAGGAGCCGGTCGTGAAGGAGCCGGTCGGGAAGGAACCGGCCGCGAAGGAACCGGCCGGGCAGGCGCCCACCGCGAAGGGAATCGGGGCCGGTGTGGCGCGAGCCGCCGCGGAAGAGAGGGGTCGGGAATGA
- a CDS encoding Rieske 2Fe-2S domain-containing protein yields MSISQQPRTIDAGRPPVRFARGWHCLGLADTFRDGQPHAIQAFGTKLVVFADSSGKLNVLDGYCRHMGGDLTQGTIKGDTIACPFHDWRWNGEGRCVEVPYAHRIPMRARTRSWTTCEQNRQLFVWNDPQGNPPPPEVAIPRIEGAFSDEWSDWTWDSVLIEGANCREIIDNVVDMAHFFYIHFAFPTFFKNVMEGHVAAQFLQTRPRPDVPASASQSGDATLRSEAAYYGPAYMIDYLYNDWHGVDIESVLINCHYPVTPDSFVLQWGLSMKRLPGLSTEQASRAAAKFAKGIGVGFLQDVEIWKNKTRIDNPLLCAEDGPVYQLRRWYEQFYVDVEDVTDDMVARYEFEVDTTRAVETWEAEVAANQARAAAS; encoded by the coding sequence ATGAGCATCAGCCAGCAACCGCGCACCATCGATGCCGGGCGGCCACCGGTGAGGTTCGCCCGGGGGTGGCACTGCCTGGGGCTCGCCGACACGTTCCGCGACGGGCAGCCGCACGCGATCCAGGCGTTCGGCACCAAGCTCGTGGTGTTCGCCGATTCCTCCGGGAAGCTGAACGTGCTGGACGGCTACTGCCGGCACATGGGTGGCGACCTCACCCAGGGCACGATCAAGGGCGACACGATCGCCTGCCCGTTCCACGACTGGCGGTGGAACGGGGAGGGCCGATGTGTCGAGGTGCCCTACGCGCACCGGATCCCGATGCGCGCGCGGACCAGGTCGTGGACGACCTGTGAGCAGAACAGGCAGTTGTTCGTCTGGAACGATCCACAGGGCAATCCGCCGCCGCCCGAGGTGGCGATCCCCCGCATCGAGGGCGCGTTCTCCGACGAGTGGAGCGACTGGACCTGGGATTCGGTGCTCATCGAGGGCGCCAACTGCCGGGAGATCATCGACAACGTCGTCGACATGGCGCACTTCTTCTACATCCACTTCGCCTTCCCGACGTTCTTCAAGAACGTGATGGAGGGGCACGTGGCGGCGCAGTTCCTGCAGACCCGGCCGCGCCCGGACGTGCCGGCCTCGGCCAGCCAGTCGGGTGACGCCACGCTGCGGTCGGAGGCGGCCTACTACGGGCCGGCGTACATGATCGATTACCTGTACAACGACTGGCACGGCGTTGACATCGAGTCGGTGCTGATCAACTGCCACTACCCGGTCACCCCGGATTCGTTCGTCCTCCAGTGGGGCCTGAGCATGAAACGGCTGCCGGGTCTCAGCACCGAGCAGGCGAGCCGGGCGGCGGCCAAGTTCGCCAAGGGCATCGGCGTCGGCTTCCTGCAGGATGTGGAGATCTGGAAGAACAAGACGCGCATCGACAACCCGCTGCTCTGCGCCGAGGACGGGCCGGTCTACCAGCTCCGCCGATGGTACGAGCAGTTCTACGTCGACGTGGAGGACGTCACCGACGACATGGTGGCGCGCTACGAGTTCGAGGTGGACACGACGCGGGCGGTCGAGACGTGGGAGGCCGAGGTCGCCGCCAACCAGGCCCGGGCCGCCGCCTCATGA
- the dmpG gene encoding 4-hydroxy-2-oxovalerate aldolase codes for MLDLRITDSSLRDGSHAKRHQFTVDEVTAIVAALDDAGVPVIEVTHGDGLGGSSFTYGFSHTPEQDLISAAVRTATRAKIAFLMLPGVGVLDDIRAAAGNGATVCRIATHCTEADIAVQHFGIARDLGLETVGFLMMAHSIPPERLAEQARIMADAGCECVYVVDSAGALVLDQVGDRVAALVAELGPDAQVGFHGHENLGLGVANSILAYRAGARQIDGSTRRFGAGAGNTPVEAFVGVCDKLGIRTGVDFFKIVDAAEDVVRPAMADECKLDRMALIMGYAGVYSSFLMHAYAQAERYGVSGAEILVKAGERRLVGGQEDQLITIARELSAR; via the coding sequence TTGCTCGATCTCAGGATCACTGACTCGTCGCTGCGGGACGGGTCGCACGCCAAACGGCACCAGTTCACCGTCGACGAGGTGACCGCGATCGTGGCGGCTCTCGACGACGCGGGTGTACCCGTCATCGAGGTCACCCACGGTGACGGGCTGGGTGGGTCGTCGTTCACCTACGGGTTCAGTCACACCCCGGAGCAGGACCTGATCAGCGCGGCGGTCCGTACCGCGACCCGCGCGAAGATCGCCTTCCTGATGCTGCCCGGTGTCGGTGTCCTCGACGACATCCGGGCCGCGGCCGGCAACGGCGCCACGGTCTGCCGGATCGCCACCCACTGCACCGAGGCCGATATCGCCGTCCAGCACTTCGGGATCGCCCGTGACCTGGGACTGGAGACGGTGGGGTTCCTGATGATGGCGCATTCGATCCCGCCCGAACGGCTGGCCGAACAGGCCCGGATCATGGCCGATGCCGGGTGCGAGTGCGTCTACGTGGTCGACTCGGCCGGGGCGCTCGTGCTCGACCAGGTCGGTGACCGGGTCGCCGCTCTCGTCGCCGAACTCGGGCCGGACGCGCAGGTCGGCTTCCACGGGCACGAGAACCTGGGGCTGGGCGTGGCGAACTCGATCCTGGCCTACCGGGCCGGGGCGCGGCAGATCGACGGCAGCACCCGCCGGTTCGGTGCCGGTGCCGGGAACACACCTGTCGAAGCGTTCGTCGGCGTCTGCGACAAGCTGGGCATCCGTACCGGCGTGGACTTCTTCAAGATCGTCGACGCGGCCGAGGACGTGGTGCGACCGGCGATGGCCGACGAGTGCAAGCTCGATCGGATGGCTTTGATCATGGGGTACGCCGGGGTCTACTCCAGTTTCCTCATGCACGCTTACGCGCAGGCCGAGCGGTACGGTGTGTCGGGCGCGGAGATCCTGGTCAAGGCGGGGGAGCGGCGTCTCGTCGGCGGCCAGGAGGACCAGCTGATCACGATCGCCCGGGAACTGTCCGCGCGATGA
- a CDS encoding NfeD family protein — protein sequence MLTATVVFLVIGGVAVAVLALALLGGELLHFGHPEAGGPVSTEVAAGFLGAFGFAGAAAAELLGARTPVGIVIAAAVGASAAVPAAWIAWRLSRAARNMRTDATPQRRHLVGSIGVVVTPVPAGSGYGEVRIRLGGQPVKLNARADRAIPAGAEVFVIEAPSDTSVIVEETP from the coding sequence GTGCTGACGGCGACTGTGGTGTTCCTGGTGATCGGCGGCGTGGCCGTCGCCGTCCTGGCGCTGGCGCTGCTCGGCGGCGAGCTCCTGCACTTCGGCCATCCGGAGGCCGGCGGCCCGGTGTCGACCGAGGTGGCGGCCGGTTTCCTGGGGGCGTTCGGGTTCGCCGGAGCAGCTGCGGCGGAGCTGCTCGGTGCCCGTACCCCCGTCGGGATCGTCATCGCGGCGGCCGTCGGCGCGTCGGCCGCCGTGCCCGCCGCCTGGATCGCGTGGCGCCTGTCGCGCGCGGCGCGGAACATGCGCACCGACGCGACACCGCAGCGGCGGCATCTGGTCGGTTCGATCGGCGTGGTGGTCACGCCGGTGCCGGCCGGCTCGGGTTACGGCGAGGTGCGGATCCGGCTGGGCGGACAGCCGGTGAAACTGAACGCACGCGCCGACCGGGCCATCCCCGCGGGCGCCGAGGTCTTCGTGATCGAGGCGCCCAGCGACACGAGCGTAATCGTCGAAGAGACACCATAG
- a CDS encoding acetaldehyde dehydrogenase (acetylating), whose amino-acid sequence MTFSAAIVGSGNIGTDLMYKLLRSPVIEPRWMVGIDPESAGLRRAAEAGLAVSSAGVDWLLSQDPVPDLVFEATSAGVHRANAPRYAEAGIRAIDLTPAAVGPAVVPEVNLGGHRDAPNLNLITCGGQATIPMVHAVSRVTPVHYAEIVATVASRSAGPGTRANIDEFTRTTSRGLETIGGAARGKAIIVLNPAEPPLIMRDTIFCAVSPDADQGAITKSVVDLVSAVATYVPGYRLLDEPQFDPVGDRLRVGIFIEVEGAGDFMPSYAGNLDIMTAAATRVGEELARSQDH is encoded by the coding sequence ATGACGTTCAGCGCGGCGATCGTCGGGTCCGGGAACATCGGCACGGATCTGATGTACAAACTGCTGCGATCACCTGTCATCGAGCCTCGATGGATGGTCGGAATCGATCCGGAAAGCGCCGGACTCCGGCGGGCGGCCGAGGCCGGGCTGGCCGTCAGCAGCGCGGGCGTGGATTGGCTGCTGAGTCAGGACCCGGTGCCCGACCTGGTGTTCGAGGCCACGTCGGCGGGCGTGCACCGGGCGAATGCGCCGCGTTATGCGGAGGCCGGGATCCGGGCGATCGACCTGACTCCGGCGGCGGTCGGACCGGCCGTGGTGCCCGAGGTGAACCTCGGCGGGCACCGGGACGCGCCGAACCTGAACCTGATCACCTGTGGCGGGCAGGCGACGATTCCGATGGTGCACGCGGTGTCCCGGGTGACGCCGGTCCACTACGCGGAGATCGTAGCCACCGTGGCGTCCCGCTCGGCCGGGCCGGGGACCAGGGCGAACATCGACGAGTTCACCCGGACGACGAGCCGTGGGCTGGAGACGATCGGCGGAGCCGCGCGGGGCAAGGCGATCATCGTGCTGAACCCGGCCGAACCACCGCTGATCATGCGGGACACCATCTTCTGCGCGGTGTCGCCGGACGCCGATCAGGGTGCGATCACCAAGTCCGTCGTGGACCTGGTGTCGGCGGTCGCGACCTACGTGCCGGGGTATCGGCTGCTGGACGAGCCGCAGTTCGACCCGGTGGGTGACCGGCTGCGGGTGGGGATCTTCATCGAGGTCGAGGGCGCGGGCGACTTCATGCCGTCGTACGCCGGGAATCTGGACATCATGACCGCTGCGGCCACCAGGGTGGGTGAGGAACTTGCTCGATCTCAGGATCACTGA